In the Campylobacter concisus ATCC 51562 genome, one interval contains:
- a CDS encoding RNA polymerase factor sigma-54, translating to MLRQKQTLAPKIKLNQTLRSWLPILQSGLDELKETLEPFIKENPFATIEHKNLEKNEKKRNFFEQVSKNSVSESIEALSIYKESLYEKLISQINPPLFPTQKSQDIAYKIIECLDDEGYFSYDNEIFADFCESEVERVRARFAYLEPCGVGAKDVKESFLFQLSEAEASNEIIECAKKIILNFENIEKLRKLKFYDDALKIIKKFKNPPAIEYLEDEKEAVPDIFVLSTSSGISVQINDEYYPEILVDTEGLDEKEAFVSSRIKEASELIDALEMRKATLYKIGLMIVEYQYDYFLGGDIKPMKLKDLADELGRNPSTISRAIANKYLSCSRGTVALKNFFATGFDDETSNAAIKEFLLELIKGEDHKKPLSDLKIQELIQAKFNIQIVRRTITKYRKILNIGSSSQRKRVYQING from the coding sequence ATGCTAAGGCAAAAGCAAACTTTAGCGCCAAAGATCAAACTAAACCAAACGCTAAGAAGCTGGCTTCCCATACTTCAAAGCGGACTTGATGAGCTAAAAGAGACGCTTGAACCTTTCATAAAAGAGAACCCATTTGCCACAATTGAGCATAAAAATTTAGAAAAAAACGAGAAAAAGCGAAATTTTTTCGAGCAGGTTAGCAAAAACTCGGTTAGCGAGAGTATCGAGGCTTTAAGCATCTATAAAGAAAGCCTCTATGAAAAGCTCATTAGCCAGATAAATCCACCACTTTTCCCCACGCAAAAGTCTCAAGATATCGCGTATAAAATCATCGAGTGCTTAGACGATGAGGGCTATTTTTCCTATGATAATGAAATTTTTGCTGATTTTTGCGAGAGCGAAGTGGAGCGGGTTAGGGCGAGATTTGCCTACCTTGAGCCCTGTGGCGTGGGTGCAAAGGATGTCAAAGAGAGTTTTTTGTTTCAGCTAAGCGAGGCAGAGGCGAGTAATGAGATCATAGAGTGCGCAAAAAAGATCATCTTAAATTTTGAAAATATAGAAAAGCTTAGAAAGCTTAAATTTTACGACGACGCGCTAAAGATCATAAAAAAATTTAAAAATCCCCCGGCCATTGAGTATCTTGAAGATGAAAAAGAGGCGGTGCCTGATATCTTCGTGCTAAGCACAAGCAGTGGCATAAGTGTGCAGATAAATGATGAGTACTATCCAGAAATTTTGGTTGATACCGAGGGATTAGACGAGAAAGAGGCCTTTGTAAGCTCGCGCATAAAAGAGGCAAGCGAGCTTATAGACGCCCTTGAGATGAGAAAGGCGACGCTTTATAAGATAGGGCTCATGATAGTTGAGTATCAGTATGACTACTTTTTGGGTGGCGACATAAAGCCTATGAAGCTAAAAGACCTAGCTGACGAGCTTGGACGCAACCCTTCAACCATCTCAAGAGCGATCGCAAACAAATATCTAAGCTGCTCAAGAGGCACGGTCGCGCTTAAAAATTTCTTCGCAACTGGCTTTGACGATGAGACTTCAAACGCTGCAATAAAGGAATTTTTACTAGAGCTCATTAAAGGCGAAGATCACAAAAAGCCACTTTCTGATCTAAAAATCCAAGAGCTTATACAAGCTAAATTTAACATCCAAATCGTTCGCCGAACCATCACAAAATACCGCAAAATCCTAAATATCGGAAGCTCAAGCCAGCGAAAAAGAGTCTATCAGATAAACGGCTAA
- the lptB gene encoding LPS export ABC transporter ATP-binding protein, whose amino-acid sequence MHKLEVKDLKKTIKKSEIIKGISLEVNSGEVVGLLGPNGAGKTTTFYMICGLISPTSGDVFLNDEKITNVPLHKRAHLGIGYLPQESSIFKELSVEENLLLGAEILNQSKEEISKRVNEMLNMLNIEPIRLRKGVSLSGGERRRCEIARSLIIKPKFLLLDEPFAGVDPIAVSDIQSIVRDLKKLGIGVLITDHNVRETLAICDRAYVIKDGSLLASGSASEVANNKLVRTHYLGEEFKLLE is encoded by the coding sequence GTGCATAAACTAGAAGTAAAAGATCTAAAAAAGACGATTAAGAAAAGTGAGATCATAAAAGGCATATCTTTAGAGGTAAATAGTGGCGAAGTCGTGGGGCTTCTTGGGCCAAATGGCGCTGGAAAGACGACCACTTTTTATATGATCTGCGGGCTGATCTCGCCAACTAGCGGAGATGTCTTTTTAAATGACGAAAAGATCACAAACGTCCCACTTCACAAAAGAGCGCACCTTGGTATTGGCTATTTGCCGCAAGAGTCAAGCATATTTAAAGAGCTAAGCGTCGAAGAAAATTTGCTCCTTGGGGCTGAAATTTTAAATCAAAGCAAAGAAGAGATCTCTAAAAGAGTAAATGAGATGCTAAATATGCTAAACATCGAGCCTATTCGCCTAAGAAAGGGTGTTAGTCTAAGTGGCGGCGAGCGCAGACGCTGTGAGATCGCTAGAAGTCTCATCATAAAGCCAAAATTTTTGCTGCTTGATGAGCCATTTGCAGGCGTCGATCCTATCGCAGTTAGCGACATCCAAAGTATCGTTAGAGACCTTAAAAAGCTAGGCATCGGCGTTTTGATAACTGATCACAACGTCCGTGAGACGCTAGCCATTTGCGACAGAGCTTATGTCATCAAAGATGGCTCACTTCTAGCAAGTGGCAGTGCGAGTGAAGTAGCAAACAATAAGCTTGTAAGAACGCACTATCTTGGCGAAGAATTTAAGCTGCTTGAGTAG